From the Cyanobium sp. M30B3 genome, the window AGCACACACCCGCTGACACCTGGCGGGTCACCGCAAGGCAGGGAAATCAGAGCAGCCGGCATGAGGTGGACCATCTGATCAGCTCAGCCCCCCTTGGATGGCTGATCCAGACGATCCTACCCCAACTCCCCGAGGAGGTTCGCGAAGCAGCCAGGGGCCTTCGCTATCGCGATTTTCTCACCGTTGCCCTGATCGTCAGACCCCGCGTTTCCTTCGCAGATAACTGGCTTTACATCCATGATCCAGATCTGAAAGTGGGCCGTATTCAGAACTTCGGTAACTGGTCAGCTGCAATGGTTCCCGAGCCTGGCATGGCCTGCTACGGCTTGGAATACTTCACAAGCGAGGATGAATCACTCTGGAAGATGCAGGATGCTGAGCTGATCGCCCTTGCCAACCGCGAACTCGAAGCCCTCCAACTGGTCCATCCCGGCGATGTGCTCGATGCGGCGGTCGTACGCCAGCCAAAGGCCTATCCCGTCTACGACGACGACTACAGCCACAGGCGCCAGATCATCCGCAAAGCACTGGAGACCCACTGCCCGCGCCTGCACGTAGTGGGGCGCAATGGCATGCATCAATACAACAACCAGGATCACTCGATGATGACGGCGATGCTGACAGCAAGGAATATCCTTTCAGGCGAGCAGATTTACGACACATGGAACGTTAATCAGGATGCGGAGTATCATGAAGAGAAGGCTGGTCAAGGGCAGATAGAGTAGTTACTATTAGGACTATTAGGACTATTAGGACTATTAGGGGTCTCCTGCAAAGCCAAATGCTATACAGCACAGCTCGCCTACGCGATCGACGGTCGGCAAACTGACGACGAACCCGGCAATCGACAGTTGCCATGACAGCTAAGCCCTACACAGGTACAGCAAGCACCATAACAGCCTATTCTAAATACAGGGGCTCCACGCACCCTTGGCTAGGACGTCTAATCCCAAGAACCGCTGGGTTCTCTTCTCCTGACTGACCTCTTAGGAAGAGCTAGAGGAAGCATATACACCTCAGTTGAACACTACGACTGGTGTGTCTGAGAAATCCCTAAGGCTTGCGATTGATGCCTTGTTTATCCAGCAATGGCTTAGATTTGAGGTCACTGGCCTGGCATTGCCGCCGGGGAACGAACCGAGCCTGCTTGCACAGCTGGGGCAGGAGCAGCGGCCAGATCACCGCCCGAGCAACATCCGTGAGCAGGCCCTACTGGCGGAGTAGGTGGCCGAAACACGACAGGAGCTGGTACCGCCGCAGCGCAATCGATGTGAGCAACGCTCACGGCCGGCAGCAAATCATGCAGGAGATCGCCGCCGATCACGCCATCCACCCGATCCAAGTGAGCCAGTGGAAGCGCCAGCTGCTGGACGGTATCAAGCGATGGTTGGGAGGCTAAGTGCATGGACCGCTTCCTGTGGAGGTACTGCCACGTAAGGCCGCACAGCTCCCTGGGAGACAGAACTCCCCATGAGGTCTACACTGAGACGGAACCCTGCTCCTCCTGCCCGGAGGTAACGATGTCAGGGGCCAGATCTGTCCAACAAAAGGCATACACCTCAATCTGACGGCAACAATGTTACCGCTAGCGACATTAGAACTAAATAGAGATATAAGATTGGTGCCAGTCGACAGAGACAAGACGTCGCTCTTCATAGATTTTGAAAATTCCCAGCGGGATCGGCAGGTTGGCAAAGCACTAAAGGAACATCTGGAAGCCTTTGGTCCTTTCTTTGCCCTGATGGCACAAGCCAATGAAAAATTGGTTGGCAGCATACGGGCTAGAATCTTCCATGAACTGGACCCAACACATAGAACAGTTTTGATAGCCCATTTTTGCGTCGACAAAGATTACCAAGGGCTTGGGATTGGTTCGGCGATGGTCAAGCATCTTGTCAGTTCATATAAAAGAGATGAACAGATCCATGCAATAGCAGCCGAGGTAGATTACTGGAATTTGCCATCGCTTAGGGTTTTTGAGAAAAATCAGTTTAAGCCGAGCATGCAAAGCTTAAACATCAAGAAGATTATCCTTAAGAATCAGCTGAAGGCACAATAGTGATGCTATTGCCACTGATGAAGTCCTCCTGTAGTCTTAAATAAATCCCATGTAATGCAAAAAGCTGAGCATTTATGAATCATTTCCACATTGATATTGAGCGAATCGATGCGGATGTCGCATTGCGGCTCTGGCAGGAGGCTAGCGAGGCCAGTGTATTTACCCAC encodes:
- a CDS encoding GNAT family N-acetyltransferase encodes the protein MVPVDRDKTSLFIDFENSQRDRQVGKALKEHLEAFGPFFALMAQANEKLVGSIRARIFHELDPTHRTVLIAHFCVDKDYQGLGIGSAMVKHLVSSYKRDEQIHAIAAEVDYWNLPSLRVFEKNQFKPSMQSLNIKKIILKNQLKAQ